One Paraburkholderia kururiensis DNA window includes the following coding sequences:
- a CDS encoding OmpA family protein: protein MKQIDLVQSTRHTFTEPVRKQLSTQIGLSPEILERVVGCAAPILVASLMATANSAEGNAAIFEAARSKEANARIADELVQLTAATAGIKDLETAGDALLAHATGRRVAVLSDQVATQTSLPSQAMHALTGMVAAVLFGVLKHHLLLEQASESSLPTMLRAQLPSVSGHISDAVAQAMGFADANEFQHSIASQLDAMIAASAVPGAPKGVAPEAAAFKAALPQRPGLVASAVPAERSSSDVASMKGRRSGRWAWSLFAVLATVLGSVFAWNGLRPTSGADDAKPAAAAVDPSSVAAAGSSGAVSVSAVPTSKPAAVAGSGAADSPVAGSSTAASKVAASMSAMPATASASTAASAPGGSSAAARTVAPVSALRSVEPRPQEDASIADAQLAFGANRAGVPILEAVLKDETEKKKLLDALGRNAATRQVHVDVRLDSHVALAGWLSHIDALLAPMTVQGAALRVQGTQVELAGSLASVASDWRLRLQRQLGPAYNVTVFNPDDAAASATDAYLRAMAHIVETDRRCSAPDIAGVLNLQVVSFASSSGHVPASAKESLMEAAQLMKACADGGRPMRFTISAFSDNAGNADANLQLSQKRANAVRDFLVNAGAPADQLTAKGYGRTQPVASNLTPGGRFANRRIVFEPDVR from the coding sequence TTGAAGCAGATCGATCTCGTACAGTCGACCCGTCACACGTTTACCGAGCCGGTCAGGAAGCAGCTGTCCACGCAGATCGGTTTGTCGCCTGAGATTCTGGAGCGCGTGGTGGGTTGTGCTGCGCCCATCCTCGTGGCCTCGTTGATGGCGACGGCGAATTCGGCCGAGGGCAATGCCGCGATTTTCGAGGCGGCCAGATCGAAAGAAGCGAATGCGCGTATTGCCGACGAGCTGGTGCAGCTCACGGCTGCCACTGCCGGCATCAAAGACCTCGAGACCGCCGGCGACGCGCTGCTCGCCCACGCCACGGGCCGGCGCGTTGCCGTGCTGAGCGATCAGGTGGCGACGCAGACCAGCCTTCCCTCCCAGGCCATGCATGCTTTGACCGGCATGGTGGCCGCCGTGCTGTTTGGTGTGCTCAAGCATCATCTGTTGCTCGAACAGGCCAGCGAGTCGTCGTTACCCACGATGCTTCGTGCCCAATTGCCGTCTGTGTCGGGTCATATCTCCGATGCCGTCGCGCAGGCCATGGGTTTTGCGGATGCCAACGAGTTCCAGCATTCGATTGCTTCGCAGCTTGACGCCATGATTGCCGCCAGTGCCGTGCCCGGTGCGCCGAAGGGCGTTGCGCCGGAAGCTGCTGCGTTCAAAGCTGCTTTGCCGCAGCGTCCGGGACTCGTCGCATCGGCCGTCCCCGCGGAGCGTTCTTCTTCTGACGTTGCATCGATGAAAGGGAGGCGCTCGGGCAGATGGGCGTGGTCCCTGTTCGCCGTGCTTGCTACCGTGCTGGGCAGCGTTTTCGCATGGAATGGTTTGCGCCCTACAAGCGGGGCGGACGACGCGAAGCCTGCCGCTGCGGCTGTCGATCCTTCGTCCGTCGCCGCGGCCGGGTCGAGCGGAGCGGTTTCAGTGAGCGCGGTGCCTACCAGCAAGCCGGCTGCGGTTGCTGGCTCGGGGGCGGCCGATTCGCCCGTCGCGGGCAGTTCGACGGCCGCGTCCAAGGTGGCCGCATCCATGTCGGCCATGCCTGCAACGGCAAGTGCGTCCACGGCGGCCAGTGCGCCTGGCGGCTCATCCGCGGCAGCACGGACCGTCGCTCCCGTGTCCGCGTTGCGGTCCGTTGAACCACGCCCGCAGGAAGATGCCTCAATCGCCGATGCGCAACTTGCGTTCGGCGCGAATCGCGCCGGCGTCCCAATCCTCGAAGCCGTTCTGAAAGACGAAACAGAGAAGAAGAAACTACTCGACGCGCTGGGCCGCAACGCCGCCACGCGGCAGGTCCATGTCGACGTGCGGCTCGATAGCCACGTGGCCTTGGCGGGCTGGCTCTCCCATATCGACGCTCTGCTCGCGCCCATGACGGTTCAGGGCGCCGCGCTGCGGGTGCAGGGAACGCAGGTCGAATTGGCGGGATCGCTCGCCAGCGTCGCATCGGACTGGCGCTTGCGGTTGCAGCGGCAACTCGGTCCCGCCTATAACGTCACGGTGTTCAATCCGGACGACGCCGCAGCATCGGCCACGGACGCGTACTTGCGCGCCATGGCCCACATCGTCGAGACAGACAGGCGCTGCTCCGCGCCAGACATTGCCGGCGTGCTCAACCTCCAGGTGGTCAGCTTCGCGAGCTCGAGCGGGCACGTGCCGGCATCGGCAAAGGAATCGCTGATGGAAGCGGCGCAATTGATGAAGGCTTGCGCGGATGGGGGCCGCCCCATGCGATTCACCATATCGGCGTTTTCGGACAACGCCGGAAATGCTGACGCAAACCTCCAGCTCTCGCAGAAGAGAGCCAACGCCGTGCGCGATTTTCTCGTGAACGCCGGAGCCCCCGCAGACCAGTTGACGGCGAAAGGCTACGGCCGCACGCAACCCGTTGCGAGCAACCTGACGCCCGGCGGACGATTCGCGAATCGCCGCATCGTGTTCGAACCGGATGTACGGTGA
- a CDS encoding ribbon-helix-helix protein, CopG family: METKSARLTVLIDPVKKEAFEKLCAAQDLTPSQVVRQLIREYLEQHGVTYRTRSTLGARARRKSA; the protein is encoded by the coding sequence ATGGAAACAAAAAGCGCCCGACTGACTGTTCTGATCGATCCCGTGAAAAAGGAGGCGTTCGAAAAGCTGTGCGCGGCGCAGGACCTTACGCCGTCGCAGGTCGTACGCCAGTTGATCCGCGAGTACCTTGAGCAGCACGGGGTGACGTACCGCACGCGCAGCACATTGGGCGCCCGCGCTCGCCGCAAGAGCGCCTGA